In Chloroflexota bacterium, the following proteins share a genomic window:
- a CDS encoding DUF47 family protein has protein sequence MKFSLIPREQKFFDLFEEGAHNLVEAGEVFTDLVENWENVEEKVSKLEELEHKGDSITHRITALLHSTFVTPFDREDIALLTNAIDDVLDLIHGAADTMLIYRVQAPTQRAKELAEIIRDGVAEVERAVKYLRHRGQLKLMLVSCVELNRLENAADEVLKQALGELFQDASDMVQVIKWRELYEHMEDATDRCEDVANILEGIVLKHA, from the coding sequence TTGAAGTTCTCCCTCATCCCCCGGGAGCAAAAGTTCTTTGACCTCTTTGAAGAGGGGGCCCACAACCTGGTAGAAGCCGGGGAGGTCTTCACTGACCTGGTGGAGAACTGGGAGAATGTGGAGGAGAAGGTCAGCAAGCTGGAAGAGCTGGAGCACAAGGGAGACAGCATCACCCACCGCATCACGGCCCTCCTCCACAGCACCTTCGTCACCCCCTTTGACCGGGAGGATATCGCCCTCCTCACCAATGCTATAGACGATGTCCTGGACCTCATCCACGGAGCAGCAGATACCATGCTCATCTACCGGGTTCAGGCACCCACCCAAAGGGCCAAGGAGCTGGCGGAGATCATCCGCGATGGGGTGGCCGAGGTGGAGAGGGCGGTGAAATACCTCCGCCACCGGGGCCAGCTAAAGCTGATGCTGGTAAGCTGCGTGGAGCTGAACCGCCTGGAGAATGCCGCCGATGAGGTGCTGAAACAGGCCCTGGGGGAGCTCTTTCAGGACGCCTCTGACATGGTCCAGGTCATCAAATGGCGGGAGCTCTACGAGCACATGGAGGACGCCACCGACCGCTGTGAGGATGTAGCCAACATTCTGGAAGGCATTGTCCTGAAGCATGCTTGA
- a CDS encoding guanylate kinase, translating to MALLFVLSGPSGVGKDSLLARMKARGLPLHFAVTAATRPPRPGEEDGQDYHFLSLERFMEMREKGELLEWAQVYGHWYGVPKAEIRSALSRGEDVMMKVDVQGADTIRGLLPQAVSIFLVPPSPEELQRRLASRQTEGGASLELRLRTAQEEMKHLPLFDYVVINDDLGRAARRMEAIITAEKCRVNPRRAELP from the coding sequence GTGGCCCTCCTCTTTGTCCTCTCCGGCCCCTCGGGGGTGGGGAAGGACTCCCTCCTGGCCCGGATGAAGGCCCGGGGCCTTCCTCTCCATTTTGCGGTGACAGCCGCCACCCGTCCCCCGCGCCCTGGTGAAGAGGACGGCCAGGACTACCACTTCCTGTCCCTGGAGCGCTTCATGGAGATGAGGGAAAAGGGCGAACTGCTGGAATGGGCCCAGGTCTATGGCCACTGGTATGGGGTGCCCAAAGCTGAGATAAGGTCGGCCCTCTCCCGGGGGGAGGATGTGATGATGAAGGTGGATGTCCAGGGGGCAGACACCATCAGAGGCCTGCTCCCCCAGGCAGTCTCCATTTTCCTTGTCCCCCCCAGCCCGGAGGAACTTCAGAGGAGGCTGGCCTCAAGACAGACCGAGGGGGGGGCCTCCCTGGAGCTCCGCCTCCGCACTGCCCAGGAGGAGATGAAGCACCTCCCCCTTTTTGACTACGTGGTGATAAACGACGACCTGGGGAGGGCTGCCCGAAGGATGGAGGCCATCATCACCGCCGAGAAGTGTCGGGTGAACCCCCGCCGGGCGGAGCTTCCTTAA
- a CDS encoding inorganic phosphate transporter: MLEALPLALVLLLVLGAEFVNGWTDAPNAIATVISTRVLHPYRAVLMAAVLNIAGALITGTAVAATIGKGIIRPEAIGLPVVAAAMIAIIAWSTIAWRFGLPTSESHALIAGLTGAGLATAGPSVLLWEGWRKVILGLGFSTFLGFGLALVVMLLLYNLLRRAGPSFVRRFFGRLQVLSAAFMAFSHGSNDGQKFMGAFALALVLGGVLPNFYIPLWVILLCGAVMGLGTMLGGWRIIRTMGFQITKLEPVHGFAAESSAGFAITLASFLGVPVSTTHTINTAIMGVGATRRFSAVRWGVTRRIVLAWLLTFPLCGAIGALLALVFRLVF, encoded by the coding sequence ATGCTTGAGGCCCTGCCCCTGGCCCTGGTCCTCCTGCTGGTGCTGGGGGCAGAGTTTGTTAATGGCTGGACCGATGCCCCCAATGCCATAGCCACCGTCATCTCCACCCGAGTCCTCCACCCCTACCGGGCGGTGCTTATGGCCGCCGTGCTCAATATTGCCGGGGCCCTGATAACCGGCACAGCTGTGGCCGCCACCATAGGAAAGGGCATCATCAGGCCCGAGGCCATCGGCCTCCCCGTCGTAGCGGCAGCCATGATAGCTATCATCGCCTGGAGCACCATAGCCTGGCGCTTTGGACTGCCCACCAGCGAGAGCCATGCCCTTATCGCTGGCCTGACAGGGGCGGGGCTGGCCACCGCTGGGCCATCGGTCCTCCTCTGGGAGGGGTGGCGCAAGGTAATCCTGGGCCTGGGCTTCTCCACCTTCCTGGGCTTCGGCCTGGCCCTGGTCGTGATGCTCCTCTTGTATAACCTCTTGCGGAGGGCGGGCCCGTCTTTCGTCAGGAGGTTCTTTGGCCGGCTTCAGGTCCTCTCGGCCGCCTTCATGGCCTTCAGCCATGGCAGCAACGACGGACAGAAATTCATGGGGGCCTTCGCCCTGGCCCTGGTGCTGGGAGGGGTATTGCCCAACTTCTATATCCCCCTGTGGGTCATCCTCCTCTGCGGAGCAGTCATGGGGTTAGGCACCATGCTGGGGGGCTGGCGCATCATCAGGACCATGGGCTTCCAGATTACAAAGCTGGAACCAGTCCACGGCTTTGCCGCTGAAAGCTCGGCGGGTTTCGCCATCACCCTGGCCTCCTTTTTGGGGGTCCCAGTCAGCACCACCCACACTATTAATACGGCCATAATGGGGGTGGGGGCCACCCGGCGGTTTTCCGCCGTGCGCTGGGGGGTGACCCGGCGGATTGTGCTGGCCTGGCTCCTCACCTTCCCCCTCTGCGGGGCCATCGGAGCCCTCCTCGCCCTGGTATTTAGGCTAGTCTTTTAA